A window of Streptomyces sp. Je 1-332 genomic DNA:
ATACCAGGCGGGGAGATCTCGACGTGGCCAGTAAGTTCACCGAGCTTGCGATCGACTGTGTCGATCCCGATGCGCTTGCCCAATTCTGGTGCGCCGTCCTCGGTTACGAGGTGCAGGAGGCGGAGGACGGGTTCATTTCCATCGGTGCGCCTCAAGAGCCTGGCGGCGCGCAGTGCGTCGGGCCAGTTCCGCCCACGCTGGGGTTCGCGCGGGTGCCTGAGGGCAAGGCCATCAAGAACCGGCTCCACATCGACGTCAACCCGACCGACAGGGAGCAGGACGAAGAGGTCCGTCGACTGCTCGGACTCGGTGCTCGGCACGCCGACGTCGGCCAGACCGGCGACGAGAGCTGGGTCATCCTCGCCGACCCCGAAGGGAACGAGTT
This region includes:
- a CDS encoding VOC family protein, which translates into the protein MASKFTELAIDCVDPDALAQFWCAVLGYEVQEAEDGFISIGAPQEPGGAQCVGPVPPTLGFARVPEGKAIKNRLHIDVNPTDREQDEEVRRLLGLGARHADVGQTGDESWVILADPEGNEFCVLATRRP